One genomic region from Tachysurus fulvidraco isolate hzauxx_2018 chromosome 14, HZAU_PFXX_2.0, whole genome shotgun sequence encodes:
- the LOC113656039 gene encoding uncharacterized protein LOC113656039 isoform X2 → MSGIIRMHSVSPLLPQRQESTEDPSPNLRPRHEELIPTPCGPIKQLSELQCLVKVYFCFTLISMLVLFILTIINIVNERWKEGEDDDLSVSIIQLVGIVFCMYYISRGVLQENRQELIIFGVCVLVVMVRSIVNFSVSKEKEVLLMVRFVCIMCLGVVHLLCALLLILRPNMMAFRVGGALESLQEQYFLLNLCFSMVTFDLQAQLCLCILILTSGPSVSKIHTAILGVGVVWAIITAVTGAISVLKEVKPLVWIFVLQNLPQLAYFIYLLYTIISEWGQSPTYILEAASITGCLISVTIKCVLFWGLFRLYRSFGQGLRERMFAADKQ, encoded by the exons ATGAGTGGGATAATCAGGATGCACAGTGTAAG TCCATTGCTGCCTCAACGCCAAGAGAGCACGGAGGATCCATCTCCTAACCTGAGGCCGAGGCACGAGGAGCTGATACCCACACCATGTGGACCA ATAAAGCAGTTGTCAGAGCTCCAGTGCCTCGTGAAGGTCTACTTCTGCTTCACACTCATCTCCATGCTGGTGCTCTTTATCCTCACTATAATCAACATCGTAAATGAAAGATGGAAAGAAGGTGAAGATGATGATCTCAGTGTCTCTATCATCCAGCTTGTGGGCATCG TGTTCTGCATGTACTACATCTCACGAGGCGTGCTGCAGGAAAACAGGCAGGAGCTGATTATCTTTGGGGTTTGTGTGCTCGTGGTCATGGTGCGCTCTATCGTCAACTTCAGTgtcagcaaagagaaagaagtgCTGCTAATG GTGCGGTTTGTGTGCATCATGTGCCTGGGTGTGGTACACCTGCTCTGTGCCTTGTTGCTCATCCTAAGGCCCAACATGATGGCCTTCAGGGTAGGCGGAGCTTTGGAAAGCCTGCAGGAGCAGTACTTCTTGCTCAATCTCTGCTTCTCAATGGTGACCTTTGATCTTCAGGCACAG CTGTGTTTGTGCATCCTGATCCTGACGTCAGGCCCCTCTGTGTCCAAAATTCACACCGCCATTCTCGGAGTCGGAGTCGTTTGGGCAATTATTACTGCTGTGACTGGAGCCATTTCT gtcTTAAAAGAAGTGAAGCCACTGGTCTGGATTTTTGTCCTCCAGAACTTACCTCAGCTggcttattttatttacctgCTATATACG ATAATTTCTGAGTGGGGACAGAGTCCAACGTACATACTGGAGGCTGCCTCTATAACGGGCTGCCTGATCTCGGTGACCATCAAATGTGTGCTTTTCTGGGGTTTGTTCCGCCTGTACCGCAGCTTCGGCCAGGGTCTACGTGAGAGAA TGTTTGCTGCAGATAAGCAGTAA
- the LOC113656039 gene encoding uncharacterized protein LOC113656039 isoform X1, whose translation MLSSLSPSCYFKYVLKCSVNIVKYKTNALLNSISVLVRFGVMDEIRPLLPQRQESTEDPSPNLRPRHEELIPTPCGPIKQLSELQCLVKVYFCFTLISMLVLFILTIINIVNERWKEGEDDDLSVSIIQLVGIVFCMYYISRGVLQENRQELIIFGVCVLVVMVRSIVNFSVSKEKEVLLMVRFVCIMCLGVVHLLCALLLILRPNMMAFRVGGALESLQEQYFLLNLCFSMVTFDLQAQLCLCILILTSGPSVSKIHTAILGVGVVWAIITAVTGAISVLKEVKPLVWIFVLQNLPQLAYFIYLLYTIISEWGQSPTYILEAASITGCLISVTIKCVLFWGLFRLYRSFGQGLRERMFAADKQ comes from the exons ATGTTGTCATCTCTCAGCCCCTCCTGCTACTTCAAATATGTCTTAAAATGTAGCGTGAACATCGTAAAGTACAAGACTAACGCACTACTAAACAGCATCAGTGTCCTTGTTAGATTTGGCGTAATGGACGAGATCCG TCCATTGCTGCCTCAACGCCAAGAGAGCACGGAGGATCCATCTCCTAACCTGAGGCCGAGGCACGAGGAGCTGATACCCACACCATGTGGACCA ATAAAGCAGTTGTCAGAGCTCCAGTGCCTCGTGAAGGTCTACTTCTGCTTCACACTCATCTCCATGCTGGTGCTCTTTATCCTCACTATAATCAACATCGTAAATGAAAGATGGAAAGAAGGTGAAGATGATGATCTCAGTGTCTCTATCATCCAGCTTGTGGGCATCG TGTTCTGCATGTACTACATCTCACGAGGCGTGCTGCAGGAAAACAGGCAGGAGCTGATTATCTTTGGGGTTTGTGTGCTCGTGGTCATGGTGCGCTCTATCGTCAACTTCAGTgtcagcaaagagaaagaagtgCTGCTAATG GTGCGGTTTGTGTGCATCATGTGCCTGGGTGTGGTACACCTGCTCTGTGCCTTGTTGCTCATCCTAAGGCCCAACATGATGGCCTTCAGGGTAGGCGGAGCTTTGGAAAGCCTGCAGGAGCAGTACTTCTTGCTCAATCTCTGCTTCTCAATGGTGACCTTTGATCTTCAGGCACAG CTGTGTTTGTGCATCCTGATCCTGACGTCAGGCCCCTCTGTGTCCAAAATTCACACCGCCATTCTCGGAGTCGGAGTCGTTTGGGCAATTATTACTGCTGTGACTGGAGCCATTTCT gtcTTAAAAGAAGTGAAGCCACTGGTCTGGATTTTTGTCCTCCAGAACTTACCTCAGCTggcttattttatttacctgCTATATACG ATAATTTCTGAGTGGGGACAGAGTCCAACGTACATACTGGAGGCTGCCTCTATAACGGGCTGCCTGATCTCGGTGACCATCAAATGTGTGCTTTTCTGGGGTTTGTTCCGCCTGTACCGCAGCTTCGGCCAGGGTCTACGTGAGAGAA TGTTTGCTGCAGATAAGCAGTAA